GCTTGAACGAAGAGAAAGCCAGCGTCATTAAGGCGCTGGCAGTAACAGCCCCTTCTAGGGGCAAAGCAAGCCACCCCTCTTAGGGGTGGCTTGTGACTTATACCGCTCGGCTCTATTGCAGGACGGGACTCCGTCTTCGCCTCGCTCTCGCGGCCACGGCGTGTTAGTACACGCCGCTTGTCGCTCACGCCCCGCTTGCCGAAACACGGTGAGCGGGGCTTTTTTTTATTGTCACCCCGGACTTGTTCCGGGGCCATCCTGCACGGATCCCCTTGCATACACGGTTCCAGTCGCAATTTTGTATATTCCGTACAAATGTCTAAAATCTCCGCATACATCCTGTTACTCTCCCTTTTCCTCCTTGCGGCCTGCGACAGCGCGAAAAAGGAGTTCGAGACATTGAAAGATGGTGAAATACTCCTCGATGTCAATACAGAAGAGTACTCGCTGAATGGAACTGCTATCGGAATAACGTTCATCGATATTTCTGCTGATGATGATTTCTATAACAAGCCAATTCGAACAGAATTGTGTGACGCAAAAGCAAGGTATCAGAAGTATGTTAGAAGGAATGGTTTGCCTTTATATGATTTAGCCAAGTTACATGTTGATGATAACCTTTCTTATGGGGATTTCTATAAATCACTCATTTCAATGGAACTTTGCGGATATTCGGAGCTCAACATTGCGGTTGGGTCAAATTATAAGGACATTTTTTATTTAAGTATTCCTTCAGTTGATTATATGTGGTGCGACTTTGTTATTCGAGAAATGAAAGAGGTAAGATATAAGTGTTTGCGTTACTGCCAAAAGTTATCGTTTGATGAAATTCTGAAAATGGGCATTAAGGATAGAGAGTGCGTTCAAAATTATGAGGGGCTTGATTTGGTTTTGTCGTTTTATAGTAAAGGTGATGGCATCGCTTATGTCGTCAGTTTGAATGAAGCCTATTTCAATAAGGGAAGCCGGTTTGATGGTTTTAACTTCTATACATTTAACAATGATGCTGATTTGTGGAGGTTTATTGAGAATGTCCGTTTGAGGGTGGAGCGCCAAACAGAAAAGAAATCTGAAATGAAACAGGATACGGTTCTAAGTTTACTTGTTGATTCTGTAAATGTTTCTAATAAAATAACGCTTGTTTTTGAAAAAGACGTGCTGATGAAAGATATTGCTCCCGTCATCAAAAAACTAAATACTTACGGGTATAGATTAGCGTTTTCGATAGTTGATAGCAATTAAAATTGCTATTCTTTGTCACATGAATCCTAGAATATCCTTTGTATTGCAGATGTCGCCTTCGACCTCGTATGAAAACCTTGAGGCGATTGCGCGTAACTTGCTCGAAGGATTGAATGTTCTTTTGGATTCTGAACAGGTGAAGTGCTCCATCTTTTTGGATGGGCCGATGATTGAGGCGCTTTACAATGTGGCAAAGCCTTTGATGTTCGGCAAAATTCAGAATGCGATTCGCAATGGGGTTATCGAATTTTTGGGCGGTGGCTATTACGATCCGATGCTCCCGCTATTCCCTGAAGATTTGCAAACGATGCAGCTAGAATTGCATCGCAATTACCTGAAAAAAGTGCTAAGTGTTGAACCGCAGGGGTATTTCAATTCCTCGCTGGTTTGGGAGCCGGGCATGGCCGATGTTCTGGAACGTTCGCGTTTTGATTTTGCGCTGGTGACGGAATCGGCGGTGCAAGATGCGCTTGGCCGCTCGACGCCTGTTTCGGGATGGTTCACGCTTGAAGATCGCGGTGCTCTTATCCGCATTGTTCCGGTGTCTGAGGTGCTTTCGAAAGCGATTGCCGAAGACAATCTTGCATGGCGCAGCATTGCTGAATCGTATTGTCGCGATGGCAAGTCGGCGGTGGCACTTTTGGATATTCCATCTGATCCGAACGAAATTATTGATTTCTTTGGCCGCATTGTCGATTTTGTCGAGGCTAATGAGGTTCAGACTAGAACTGTTGGTTTTGCTGTCGATCAGCTTGAAACTTGCGGTACAATCAGTTTCCTCGTTTCGGCGGGGCGCAAGCTGGGGCTCCCTTCGACGGCGCGCACGTGTCGCGAACTTTTAATCCGTCGCCCCGAAATTAATTTGCACCATAAGTCATTCCTGAATTTGTACAGGAGAGGGCGCAGTTTGCTTTCGGGCAAGAAGTGGCTTGAGTTCTGTCATTCCCTTTTGCCTGCAATGGCTCCGCTTTATTTTAGGGATATGTTCAATCGCTCGGGCATGCGCTCCATGATGGTCCGCAAGCGCTCGAATCGAATGCTGCTAGCCTCTTCTCAGCTGTTGGACGATCTTACTGGCTTTTCTGGACTTCGCGTAGATGTATGCGACTTTTTGCTTCGTGGCAAAAAAATTCTTTTTTGCGAAAATCCAGAATCCTCTTATTTGCTGGATTCCCGCTTTGGCGGTGCGCTCCGTGCCTTGAATTACAAGGCCGGAAAAATCAATTTAGTGAATACGTGGCGTGACGATGGCGAACCCTCCTTTGCTTTTTTGGATTGCCTCCTCCCGAACGTAGACTTTACGCCGGTCAAGCTAGAACAGATGCTTTACGATCGCAAACATTTGCTCGCAGACCCTTATGATTACCGTATTCTCCGCTCGGACTCGGGTACGGAGATTATGCTGGACGAAGAACAAGGTTTTGCAAACGAAGAACGCAAGGCTTTGTTCAGGATCAAGAAGGTCTTTACTTTCCAAGGTGATGCGGCCAAGTTTACGGTTTCGTATGCGATAGACAATCTTGCGTACGTGAACACGAAGGGGTATTTCGGGACCATCCTCGAACTTGGACTTTTGTCGCGTGGCGATGTCAACAAGGTCTGGATTGACGGAAAGAATGTCAAGTGGAATATGGTCGAACCGCTTTTGTATCCTGATGGCAAGTCTCTTGAAATTCGTGACGAAAAGGATGGTTGCGTTTTCCGTATGGCATTTGACCGACCGACATCGATTTTTGTGGGCTCCATCTTTGGCGCTACATCGTCGGCAGCTCCGCAGGCGTTCCAAGGCATTCGCGTGTTCCCGTTCTGGAATGCGCCGTTTAACGTGCTCGATCGCAAGGCCTTTAAAATTTCAGTGTCGGTGACCAAGAGGTAATGAATGCGAGCCGACTTGATTGACATCCAGGTTGAAGACCGCGGCGAAGAAGTTGAAATCTCGCTATATGGTATTCTCGGTGAATACCAGTTGTCGGCTGTTCGCGAAAAACTGGAAATGCTCGTTCGCGGGCCGGGTGTATTTTTCTTTGTGAATCTCCAGAATGCTCGTTTTACGACAGATGCTTATCGCAGTCTGTTCCTCGAAATTCTGAACATGGTGAAGCAACAGAAAGCATCGCTCATCTTGATTTTCGACAGCGAAGAATTGCAAACCTATTTTGAGCGTTACCGCAACATCTTTGAAATTTATAGGAGCCGCGAGGAGTATCGCAAGTCGGGCCTTTCTAAACAGGCTCACTTGGTCGGCCTCCATTACGAAAAGAGGTCCATCAGTCTTTCGCCTGGCTTTGCCGTTTCGGTGGCTCTGTTCCTGATTGGCTGGGCTGTTACGTTATTTGTTATTATCGTTGGGCAAGGGCGTGAAATCTCGGATAAGCAAGCGCAAATTACAGTTCTAGAAAGCCAGAAAGCACGATACATCCGCGAAATTGATCGCCTGGAATCTGCAATTGGTCCGATGCGCAAGCTCGGCGTGGTTCAGGATACAACTCTGCTAAGTTCCTTTGGTGTCATCCAGGATTGGGTTTCTTATCTAGAATACTTGGAGAAGAATCGGCGTGAAAAGTAGCGTACGACTTTCTTCGATGGCGGTAAGCGTTTTATTCGTTATCGGGTTTGCCGTCTTGTTCACTTTTGCGAGCGAATGGTATTCTAACCGGCTTAAGCTTGAAAATTTGGCTTACCGGGAACGCATTCTTCACAATGACCTTGAACATTTGGAAGTGGTGGGCAAGTGGACGCTGGACTATGTGAAAATCGAAAAGGCGCTCACGTATATGCTTGGCGACCGTCTCCCTGAGGTGAGCTTTCGCATTTTGGCCGAAAACCTTTGGCAGATTTCTCAATCGTACTCGCTGGACCCGTTGATTATCCTTGCCGTGGTGGCGCAGGAAAGTCGCGGCAATCCGCTTGCTCGTGGGCGTTTCCAGACTGGAAAATTTTCGGGGGCACTTGGGTTAATGCAGATAAAGTTAGAAACTGCAAAATCTATGGGAAGCCGCTTTGGGCTTGTTATCGAGACGGAAGAGGACTTGATGCGCCCTGAAGTCAACGTGGTCGTGGGTTCGGCTTATTTGATTCGCCTTATCGGAAAATATGGCCATTTGAGAGAAGCTCTGGTGGCTTATAATTTGGGGCATTCCGCTGTCGATAAACTCTTGGAAAAAAACGCTCCACTCCCGACCGTTTATTACGAGGGCGTTGTGGCAAAATATAAGGATTTGGTGGCGCATTGTTCGTTTTGAAAAATAGTGGTTAGGATTTGTCATTCTCCGTAGGAGAATCCATTATGTCTAAAATCATAGATGGACGCCTATGCTGTTTGTGAATGCAACTCAAGAAATAATGGTTCCTCGCGTACGCGAGGATGACCAATTAAAAACCTCACCACTGTTTACTATTTACTCAGCACTTCCTACTGTCTACTGTCTACTTCCTACTATTTACAAGCCACTTTCTAATGACTATGGACCACTGACTAAAATCTTTTTTCTAAATTCTAGTCGTGATTAGGAAGTTGATTTTTATTCTTGCTATGACGGGGATTGCCTTGGCGGGTGAAGTCCGTTATGATTGTTTGCGCTTTGTAGAACAGGGCCTTGCTAATGATCCGCAGATGGCCGAAACGAAACATGCTCTGGAAGGCAAAAATGACAAGATTCGTTCTTTGACGGCCGAAGTTATTTTGCCGACTTTCAATGTGTCTATGATGGTGGGGCCCGCTCCCGGTTTGAAGGAAACGATTGATCAGTGGGGCGATACTGTAGACACGTATGATTTTTCTCGAATGGGACCATTTTGGGCGGTCGAGGCCAAGTTTATCCAACCTTTGAATTTGGGACAGTACCGGAGCGGAAAGAAAGCTTTGGAAGCTGATTTACAGCAGAAATCCTTCGAAATTGAAAATTCAACCCACAAAAAAGAGGTTGAACTCCAGTCGTATTATTACAATTATCTCCTGGCGCTTGAAATGAAACGTCTTGCCGCGGACGCCAAAAAGCAAGTGGATAAGGCTTATGACCAGCTCGAAGAAGCTTTGGACGAAGATGAACCGACTGTTTCGCAGAACGATCTTTTGAACTTAAAAGCGAAAATGCACACCGTCAAGGAAGGCGTGATTGAAGCGGACCTTGGCATGAAGCGCGTGATGCTTGCAATTCGATTTGCTCTCTCTTTGCCGGAAGGCGATACTTTTGCAACCGAAGATACTGTGCTTACAATGCGATCGGAACCACTCCCGACCGAAGAACAGGTTCGCGATTTGACGATTAAGTATAATCCTGAATTGAAACAGCTAGAGGCCGGGCTCCGCGCTCGTAGGCTCCAGATGGATTTGGCCGAAGCGAAACTTGCCCCTGAATTCTTCATCATGGGTGAATTCCAGTATGTGAAAAGCTGGGCCGGAAATCGCAACGTGCTGCAGAAAAGTGCTTTTGCCCAGGATGCCGTCAACAAGATTTCTGGACTTGTCGGCGTGGGCTTGAGATACCGCTTGAATTTCTGGAAGAGTTGGGAGGAGTTCCGCAAGGCGAGAACGGATTATCGTGGTCTTCAGCTTAAAGAAAATTATGCCGCCGATGGTTTGGTGGCGAAGGCCGTGGAACAGTATTATCAAGTTGTTGCGGCCAAGGAAAAGCTCGATGCCTTGCGCGAAAGTTTGCGTGCTTCGGAGGCAATTTTGAAAGGTGCCGCTATGAAATATGACTTGGACAAATCCCAAACGAGCGACCTCGTATCGGCTTACACGCAGAATGTAACAATGAAAAAAGATTATTATTTCGCAGTTTGCCGATATAACGTCGAATTTGCCGGATTAATTGCAAAGATGGGTTTGTCTCTTCAAGAGTATAATTCGTATTTTAAATAAAAAATGAGGAGTATCAAGATGTTTAAGAAAATTATGATTGCTATTGCCTGCGCTTCGCTCTTGTCTTTTGCTGCCGAAGATCCTGTGTCTGTCGTCAAGAGCAAGGACGTTGAATTGCAGAATATCATCAAGAAGTCTAAACGCACTGCTAAGGAAACGGAACGCGTCAAGAACCTCTTGAACGATTCCTTTGATTTCGCCTTGCTTGCCAAGAAGTCTCTTGCTGCAAGTGATTGGAAGGCTCAGGACGCTGCTTCTCAGGAAAAGTTTGTGACTGAATTCCAGCGCATGGTCCGCAATTCCAGCGCCAACCGCTTGGAACTTTACCGCGCCGATTCCACGATTTACGAACCGGCAAAGATGAAGGGTTCGGACGATGCTCGCGTGATTGCCCACCTGTGGAACCAGGGCAAGGAATCGGTGCTCGAATACAAGATGACGCTTGTGAATGGCAAGTGGAAAGCTTGGGACTTGGTTATCGACGATCTTTCGACTGCTCGCAACTACAAGGAACAGTTTAGCAAGATCCTCAAGGATAAGAGCTTTGCTGAGCTGATCGATATCATCAGTAAGAAGGCCGACGAAGCCGAAAAGTAAATGGGCTTCTTTTCCTGGCTCCTTTGTTCTATTCTCGTTGTAGCGCTTGTGCTACTGCTTTTCCCGTTTTCTGTTCGAATTGAATTTGAAGCTGGGGAGCGCGGTGCGCAGGCGCTGTTCTTTTTTTTCAAGAAGAAAATTTACGAGTACGAAAAAAAGTGGGGGCTGGGGGGAGACGACAAATGCGTAGATCGAGAGTCGCGACCAAGCTCGCTTGGGCATGACCGAGCCCAAGGGGGTGGGGCTGAGCCCCATCCAGTGAAATCTAATGCTGGTAGCGAGAGTGCGCCGCTAACAGAAGCCGTCGCAAAAAAGCCCGCAGACTCTCCGAAGACGGAATGTTTGGAGATGAGAGACGAGAGACGAGAGACGAAAGACGAGAGAGAAGTCGGAAGTCGGAAGTCGGAAGTGGGAATTAGTGAAAGTGAAAAGCGAGAATCTCAACCCGCGTCATCCTCGACCGTCAGGGAGGGGATCCATAATGTCTCGGATTGCACTTGCGAAAAAGATCCAGTGAAGTCTAGTGATGACAGCGAAAATGCGCAACCTGCGAAAGTGAAGGCATCGTCTGTAGTTGAAGTCAAAGAATCCAAGCATCACGATGCAGAAAAGTCAGAGACGTCAGCCGACGATTCAAAAAAGAAGCCGAAGAAAGAAAAGCGCAAACTCTCGGACCGCGAATTTTGGACAATCCTCTTAACTCCAGACTTGGATGCTCGGGCTTTTAGATATGTAATGAAAATTCTTGGTGCTGTGTTTTCGCTGTTCCGCATTCGCTTTAAGGATTGCTTTGTCGAAGGCATCCAGACGGATTACCAGACTATGGGATACTTGGCTGCGACGAATGGAGTTTTAAAGGCTTTCCCGTATGTTGGCGATTGGGACTTGAGAATGGACTGGTGCCGTGAAAAGGAACTCCGTGCGGCGGGTGCTGTTCGATTGAGTGTCACTTTGCTTCGCGTTTTCTGCTTTGTGCTTGAAACGCTTGTGCTTGCTGGAATTTTGGCGTTCAGCTTTTGGCGCCGTCGTGCACGAGTGATTAAAACAAATGAACTCCCGGAATTGGGTTTTGTTCGCAAAAAGATTCTGAATATTATTTTGGAGGACTGATGGCTGTTTTGACTTTGGAACGTTTACTTGCCTCGATGGGCTTTGGTAGCCGCAAGGATGCTCGTGGCCTGGTTCGCATGGGACTTGTGGAACTAGATGGCAAGGTCCTTGATGATCCGTTTATGGAGTTCAAGGAACGTCCGGAGTTTATTACGGTAAACGGTGAAGAAGCTCCGACGGTGGAAAAGTTGTACGTGATGCTTTACAAGCCAACGGATGTAGAATGTAGCCATAATGCTCGTGACCATAAGCCTGTGTACGATCTTTTGCCGGAACGCTTTACGGCAATGGGCATCCAGTCCGTCGGGCGCTTGGACGCGGATTCTTCGGGACTATTGCTGCTCTCGAATCAGGGTGACTTTATTCATAAAGTAGAAAGCCCCAAAAAGGGGCTTTGGAAAAAGTATCGCGTTACGCTGGCGAGGCCGTTTACAGATGCGCAGAAGGCAGAGCTTTTGGCGGGCGTGATGCTCAAGGACGAACGACGTCCGGTGCTGGCTCGTGAAATCGAAGTGGACGGAGATGCTGTTGTCATTTCGATTGGCGAAGGACTGTACCATCAGGTTCGCCGTATGTTTGCTGCCGTCGGGAATCACGTGGAAACGCTTGAACGTGTCGCTATTGGACCGGTTGTTCTGGATCGCACGCTGGGTGAGGGCGGTTGGCGATTCCTCACCGAAGATGAAGTGGCTGCACTGTCGTAATAAAGGAGATGCCCCGTCAAACGTAAGGGGTGAAAAATAATGGATGGGGCAAGCCCCAACCTCTTTGACTCGGTCATAGCCATACAAGTATGGCT
This genomic interval from Fibrobacter succinogenes contains the following:
- a CDS encoding TolC family protein is translated as MIFILAMTGIALAGEVRYDCLRFVEQGLANDPQMAETKHALEGKNDKIRSLTAEVILPTFNVSMMVGPAPGLKETIDQWGDTVDTYDFSRMGPFWAVEAKFIQPLNLGQYRSGKKALEADLQQKSFEIENSTHKKEVELQSYYYNYLLALEMKRLAADAKKQVDKAYDQLEEALDEDEPTVSQNDLLNLKAKMHTVKEGVIEADLGMKRVMLAIRFALSLPEGDTFATEDTVLTMRSEPLPTEEQVRDLTIKYNPELKQLEAGLRARRLQMDLAEAKLAPEFFIMGEFQYVKSWAGNRNVLQKSAFAQDAVNKISGLVGVGLRYRLNFWKSWEEFRKARTDYRGLQLKENYAADGLVAKAVEQYYQVVAAKEKLDALRESLRASEAILKGAAMKYDLDKSQTSDLVSAYTQNVTMKKDYYFAVCRYNVEFAGLIAKMGLSLQEYNSYFK
- a CDS encoding phospholipid-binding protein MlaC — encoded protein: MFKKIMIAIACASLLSFAAEDPVSVVKSKDVELQNIIKKSKRTAKETERVKNLLNDSFDFALLAKKSLAASDWKAQDAASQEKFVTEFQRMVRNSSANRLELYRADSTIYEPAKMKGSDDARVIAHLWNQGKESVLEYKMTLVNGKWKAWDLVIDDLSTARNYKEQFSKILKDKSFAELIDIISKKADEAEK
- a CDS encoding pseudouridine synthase, yielding MAVLTLERLLASMGFGSRKDARGLVRMGLVELDGKVLDDPFMEFKERPEFITVNGEEAPTVEKLYVMLYKPTDVECSHNARDHKPVYDLLPERFTAMGIQSVGRLDADSSGLLLLSNQGDFIHKVESPKKGLWKKYRVTLARPFTDAQKAELLAGVMLKDERRPVLAREIEVDGDAVVISIGEGLYHQVRRMFAAVGNHVETLERVAIGPVVLDRTLGEGGWRFLTEDEVAALS
- a CDS encoding lytic transglycosylase domain-containing protein gives rise to the protein MKSSVRLSSMAVSVLFVIGFAVLFTFASEWYSNRLKLENLAYRERILHNDLEHLEVVGKWTLDYVKIEKALTYMLGDRLPEVSFRILAENLWQISQSYSLDPLIILAVVAQESRGNPLARGRFQTGKFSGALGLMQIKLETAKSMGSRFGLVIETEEDLMRPEVNVVVGSAYLIRLIGKYGHLREALVAYNLGHSAVDKLLEKNAPLPTVYYEGVVAKYKDLVAHCSF
- a CDS encoding glycoside hydrolase, producing the protein MNPRISFVLQMSPSTSYENLEAIARNLLEGLNVLLDSEQVKCSIFLDGPMIEALYNVAKPLMFGKIQNAIRNGVIEFLGGGYYDPMLPLFPEDLQTMQLELHRNYLKKVLSVEPQGYFNSSLVWEPGMADVLERSRFDFALVTESAVQDALGRSTPVSGWFTLEDRGALIRIVPVSEVLSKAIAEDNLAWRSIAESYCRDGKSAVALLDIPSDPNEIIDFFGRIVDFVEANEVQTRTVGFAVDQLETCGTISFLVSAGRKLGLPSTARTCRELLIRRPEINLHHKSFLNLYRRGRSLLSGKKWLEFCHSLLPAMAPLYFRDMFNRSGMRSMMVRKRSNRMLLASSQLLDDLTGFSGLRVDVCDFLLRGKKILFCENPESSYLLDSRFGGALRALNYKAGKINLVNTWRDDGEPSFAFLDCLLPNVDFTPVKLEQMLYDRKHLLADPYDYRILRSDSGTEIMLDEEQGFANEERKALFRIKKVFTFQGDAAKFTVSYAIDNLAYVNTKGYFGTILELGLLSRGDVNKVWIDGKNVKWNMVEPLLYPDGKSLEIRDEKDGCVFRMAFDRPTSIFVGSIFGATSSAAPQAFQGIRVFPFWNAPFNVLDRKAFKISVSVTKR